The following proteins are co-located in the Podarcis raffonei isolate rPodRaf1 chromosome 5, rPodRaf1.pri, whole genome shotgun sequence genome:
- the NDUFB8 gene encoding NADH dehydrogenase [ubiquinone] 1 beta subcomplex subunit 8, mitochondrial, with translation MAFGGAAAVRLRPLQLLRPLAWKAAAPSGARAASDTPKDLLPGPYPKTPEERAAAAKKYNMRLEDYEPYPDDGMGYGDYPKLPDRSQHERDPYYQWDHPELRRNYGETLHWHFDMFIRNRVDTSPTLVPRNTMFKYLFGFVGFMVSMFVLGEIFPSYQPVGPKQFPYGDLHVARGGDPSETPVVKHYEI, from the exons ATGGCGTTCGGCGGCGCCGCTGCTGTCCGGCTGCGGCCTCTCCAGCTGCTGCGGCCGCTGGCGTGGAAGGCGGCGGCTCCGAGCGGCGCCCGTGCCG CTTCGGACACGCCAAAAGACTTGCTGCCTGGGCCTTACCCCAAAACTCCGGAGGAACGGGCAGCTGCGGCAAAAAAGTACAACATGAGACTGGAGGACTATGAACCTTATCCAGATGATGGCATGGG TTACGGTGACTATCCCAAGCTTCCTGACCGATCCCAGCATGAGAGAGATCCTTATTATCAGTGGGACCATCCTGAGTTAAGGCGTAACTACGGCGAGACA CTGCACTGGCATTTTGATATGTTCATCCGGAACCGGGTTGACACATCTCCCACTCTCGTGCCCCGGAACACAATGTTTAAGTACCTCTTCGGCTTCGTTGGCTTCATGGTCTCCATGTTTGTTCTTGGCGAGATATTTCCGTCCTACCAGCCTGTG GGcccaaagcaatttccctatGGCGACCTGCATGTGGCACGAGGTGGGGATCCCAGCGAAACACCCGTGGTGAAGCACTATGAGATATAA